One genomic segment of Naumovozyma castellii chromosome 9, complete genome includes these proteins:
- the TAH18 gene encoding NAPDH-dependent diflavin reductase (ancestral locus Anc_3.329) — MSSKKIAILYGSETGNAQDFATILSHKLQRLHFAHTISPIAEYHTADILKCKYLFILCSTTGQGELPRNALGDKSSLWQFLKKKHLPSDFLSHCQVALFGLGDSSYPKFNYAVRKLHQRMVVQLGAREIFDRLEADEQSMAGSNKGTGAGVESVYFEYEKRILDFLKEKFPRRKLKNGDVVDRDEIDPEIYIEPSSYLTLADGGDETEVEISFKGDTSMESGKIIKNKRITDEEHFQDVRQFVFSNDNGIEDRYSPGDTAAIYSCNTDVAVQQFLEVQSHWLEVADKPLRFTNGVPNHLKDGGIVQPLTIRNLLKYHCDIMSIPRTSFFMKTWAFATDVTRMERGQEQLDDQREKLKEFAYDQDMQELYDYCNRPRRSILEVMDDFLSVRLPWKYMLDYLPLIKPRYYSISSGPNDPNIELTIAIVKYRTILRKIRKGVCTDYIAHLKEGDHLRYKIQHNNLVRDNYHGRPMILVSPGVGIAPLMSIVKAKLSEDINFFFGCRFKDKDYLYQNLLEEWEKEKRIKLHPVFSRDRENSPDTKYVQDVLWKLGPEMTNLIVKENAIMCLCGASGKMPVQVRLTFIEMLKKWGDFSSDDEARKYLKQMEREDRYLQETW, encoded by the coding sequence ATGTCCTCTAAGAAGATTGCTATCCTATACGGATCCGAGACCGGTAACGCTCAAGATTTCGCAACAATCTTATCCCATAAATTGCAAAGACTACATTTTGCACACACCATCTCCCCAATTGCTGAGTATCATACTGCTGACATATTAAAATGCAAGTATCTTTTCATTCTATGTTCAACAACGGGACAGGGTGAATTACCCAGGAACGCTTTAGGTGACAAGAGTTCACTATGGCAATTcttaaagaagaagcatTTACCTAGTGATTTCTTGAGTCATTGTCAAGTGGCGTTGTTTGGATTGGGTGATTCTTCATATCCAAAGTTTAACTATGCAGTAAGGAAGTTACATCAAAGAATGGTAGTCCAATTGGGCGCTAGAGAGATTTTTGATAGATTGGAAGCTGATGAACAAAGTATGGCTGGGAGTAACAAGGGTACTGGTGCTGGTGTCGAGAGTGTCTACTTCGAATAtgagaaaagaatattggATTTCTTGAAGGAGAAATTCCCAAGGAGaaagttgaaaaatggTGATGTAGTGGATCgtgatgaaattgatccTGAAATATATATCGAACCAAGTTCTTATTTGACTCTAGCTGATGGTGGGGATGAAACCGAAGTGGAAATCTCCTTTAAAGGTGACACTTCTATGGAATCAGGgaagataataaagaacaagagaatCACAGATGAAGAGCATTTCCAAGACGTCAGACAATTTGTCTTTTCTAATGATAACGGGATCGAGGATAGATATTCTCCTGGTGATACAGCAGCTATTTACTCATGCAATACTGATGTAGCTGTTCAACAGTTCCTCGAGGTCCAATCCCATTGGCTTGAAGTGGCAGATAAACCTTTGAGATTTACCAATGGTGTACCAAACCATTTGAAGGACGGTGGTATTGTTCAACCTTTAACCATTAGGAATCTTTTGAAGTATCATTGTGATATAATGAGTATCCCTAGAACAAGTTTCTTCATGAAGACATGGGCGTTCGCTACAGATGTGACTAGAATGGAACGTGGTCAAGAGCAACTAGATgatcaaagagaaaaattaaaagaatttgCGTACGATCAAGACATGCAAGAATTATATGATTATTGTAATAGACCAAGAAGATCCATCTTGGAAGTAATGGACGATTTCCTTTCAGTTAGATTGCCATGGAAATACATGTTGGATTATCTTCCATTGATTAAACCTCGATATTATTCTATATCTAGTGGCCCCAATGATCCTAACATTGAATTGACCATCGCCATTGTTAAGTATAGGACCATTTTAAGAAAGATTAGAAAGGGTGTTTGTACGGATTATATTGctcatttgaaagaaggTGATCATCTTCGTTATAAGATCCAGCATAATAATCTGGTGAGAGATAACTACCACGGTAGACCAATGATTTTAGTGAGTCCTGGTGTTGGTATTGCTCCATTGATGTCTATCGTCAAGGCTAAATTATctgaagatattaatttcttctttggttgtagatttaaagataaagattatttgtatcagaatttattagaagaatgggagaaggagaagagAATTAAGTTACATCCTGTCTTTTCAAGAGACCGTGAAAACTCCCCTGATACTAAATATGTTCAAGACGTGCTATGGAAGTTAGGACCGGAGATGACGAATTTAATTGTTAAAGAAAATGCCATTATGTGTCTATGTGGTGCCTCTGGTAAGATGCCCGTGCAAGTCAGATTGACATTTATAGAAATGTTAAAGAAATGGGGGGATTTCTCTAGTGATGATGAggcaagaaaatatttgaaacaaatgGAAAGGGAGGACAGATACTTACAGGAAACGTGGTAG
- the NCAS0I01290 gene encoding pyridoxal phosphate homeostasis protein (ancestral locus Anc_3.324), with product MFNLFRINGRLLSVQARKEVIRTYKSKMSAPITITYDETRKVELISQYTHIKEKISSEEAQHHVQLLAVSKLKPAGDIKILYDHGVREFGENYVQELIEKAEILPQDIKWHFIGGLQTNKCKDLAKIPNLYCVETVDSLKKAKKLNEARGKFQPDADAILCDIQINTSNEEQKSGLFNKEEIFELVKFFQDKDVAKHIRLNGLMTIGSWEVSHEDQSIDNDDFTKLGEWKQLIDKEFGTDLKMSMGMSADYKQAIRQGTSEVRIGTDIFGVRPPKNEAKII from the coding sequence ATGTTTAATTTGTTTCGTATTAATGGAAGATTGTTATCTGTTCAAGCACGAAAGGAAGTAATAAGAACATATAAATCAAAAATGAGTGCCCCAATTACAATCACGTACGATGAGACAAGGAAAGTGGAACTGATTTCTCAGTATACCCatatcaaagaaaagattaGCTCTGAAGAAGCTCAACATCATGTCCAGCTATTAGCTGTATCGAAATTGAAGCCAGCTGGTGACATTAAGATTCTGTATGACCATGGAGTAAGAGAGTTTGGTGAAAATTATGTGCAGGAGTTAATTGAAAAGGCTGAAATCCTACCTCAGGACATTAAATGGCACTTTATTGGTGGGCTACAGACTAATAAATGCAAGGACTTGGCTAAGATCCCCAATTTATATTGCGTCGAAACAGTGGATTCCTTAAAAAAGgcaaagaaattgaatgagGCAAGGGGTAAATTCCAGCCTGATGCAGATGCTATACTTTGTgatattcaaatcaataCATCTAATGAGGAACAAAAATCAGGATTGTTCAATAAGGAGGAAATTTTTGAGTTGgtcaaatttttccaagatAAAGATGTCGCTAAACATATTCGTTTGAATGGACTGATGACCATTGGTTCATGGGAAGTTTCTCATGAGGATCAAAGTATAGATAACGATGATTTTACAAAGTTAGGTGAGTGGAAACAATTGATTGACAAAGAGTTTGGAActgatttgaagatgtCCATGGGGATGTCAGCAGATTATAAGCAGGCCATTAGACAAGGTACTTCAGAAGTTAGAATTGGGACTGATATTTTTGGTGTGAGACCACCAAAGAATGAAgccaaaattatttaa